In one Penaeus chinensis breed Huanghai No. 1 chromosome 33, ASM1920278v2, whole genome shotgun sequence genomic region, the following are encoded:
- the LOC125043199 gene encoding basic helix-loop-helix transcription factor scleraxis-like, which produces MARLDDQETMKGSEMGTVDDNNNSDSNSSSPEEHSDAAKSPGPSGGKYQLRPRSVHARRLCDSDWSFGESLRHKPRAAPLSRYRRKTANARERYRMRQINTAFESLRGVLPSWVCSRRAASDMTKIATLKLASAYIRSLQDILDGSAPQDTCSWVLSAILDNTPPGPQKPASPIHQASSGQFLEHQGQGADLVSILTGASSHQVFQDNLESFCYMSPVSHNDDFLLGCEPPRVWSEA; this is translated from the coding sequence ATGGCACGATTAGACGACCAGGAAACGATGAAAGGCAGTGAAATGGGGACAgtagacgataacaataacagtgacagcaACAGCAGCTCCCCCGAGGAGCACTCCGACGCGGCCAAGTCCCCGGGCCCCTCCGGCGGGAAGTACCAGCTGCGGCCGCGGTCGGTTCACGCCCGGCGCCTCTGCGACAGCGACTGGAGCTTCGGGGAGAGCCTGCGACACAAGCCGCGTGCGGCGCCGCTGTCCAGGTACCGCAGGAAGACCGCCAACGCCCGGGAGCGCTACCGCATGCGGCAGATCAACACCGCCTTCGAGAGCCTCCGCGGCGTGTTGCCGTCGTGGGTGTGCAGTCGCCGCGCCGCCTCGGACATGACCAAGATCGCCACGCTGAAACTCGCCTCCGCCTACATCCGGTCCCTGCAGGACATCCTGGACGGCAGCGCCCCGCAGGACACGTGCTCGTGGGTCCTCTCCGCCATCCTGGACAACACGCCGCCAGGCCCCCAGAAGCCAGCCTCGCCCATCCACCAGGCCTCGAGCGGGCAGTTCCTCGAGCACCAGGGTCAGGGGGCTGACCTGGTCTCCATCCTGACGGGAGCCTCGTCGCACCAGGTCTTCCAAGACAACCTTGAGTCCTTCTGCTACATGTCCCCGGTCTCGCATAATGACGACTTCTTGCTGGGCTGTGAACCGCCGCGAGTCTGGAGTGAGgcatag